A stretch of the Papaver somniferum cultivar HN1 chromosome 6, ASM357369v1, whole genome shotgun sequence genome encodes the following:
- the LOC113285476 gene encoding TPD1 protein homolog 1-like, translating to MAAALNIFAAAVVVLSLIGGGFCQCELSNIVISQRLTGFQIHGQTEYEVSIVNDCQCTQSDVVIHCPGFTSTFYENPSIWQPIDGDLCSFNSGKPVFFGETIKFMYASDPPCALTPASSRISCS from the exons ATGGCTGCTGCTCTCAACATCTTCGCTGCTGCGGTTGTCGTATTAAGTCTTATCGGAGGAG GATTTTGTCAATGTGAATTGTCGAATATAGTGATTTCGCAGAGACTTACTGGGTTTCAAATTCATGGACAAACTGAGTACGAGGTGTCAATAGTCAATGACTGTCAATGTACTCAGTCAGACGTGGTGATACATTGTCCTGGGTTCACAAGTACTTTCTATGAAAACCCCAGCATCTGGCAGCCAATCGATGGTGATCTTTGTAGCTTTAATAGTGGTAAACCAGTTTTCTTCGGCGAGACAATCAAGTTCATGTATGCATCGGATCCTCCCTGCGCTCTAACTCCCGCAAGCTCTAGAATTAGTTGTTCTTAA